Proteins from one Homalodisca vitripennis isolate AUS2020 chromosome 3, UT_GWSS_2.1, whole genome shotgun sequence genomic window:
- the LOC124358089 gene encoding piggyBac transposable element-derived protein 4-like, producing MSDDLDSDDILRAIEAPSSEFDPNMDGVSDDGWGSNVNSEMGDTDEDPDFLPSDDSVPGSESDDNEVGKISPLIDRLNDSFKMKKTPGEDVVIDESMIPFRGRLLFRQYLPNKTHKYGIKVLKICDTTGYTYKMKVYMGAGTGTEDNLTLAASVVMDLMRDYLDKGHTLYVDNFYTSVDLAHMLLARNTHLVGSVISNRSWFPSQKTIPGNSDDQLNLKKGQMSCLEHPSGIVYTKWFDKREVKMMSTKHPADYVDTGKKKTRQGEPILKPLVVFEYNKAKMGIDVSDQMSSYSTAIRKSMRWYHKVAEEFLLGTAVVNAWLAYKDAAVVNSQSTQFGTVVTLFVAGYLTAGPWGWPSIFYSTGLCGVLWAVAWLFLGANSPDTHPSISDSEREYIKAAFVSSSDQSSVTWEVKSGNCTYSQACNNVPRTTLRSDTIEGITIV from the exons ATGAGTGACGATCTAGACAGTGATGACATATTAAGAGCAATCGAAGCCCCTTCTAGTGAATTTGACCCAAATATGGATGGTGTAAGTGATGATGGTTGGGGCAGTAATGTAAATAGTGAGATGGGCGATACGGACGAAGACCCCGACTTCCTCCCTAGTGATGACTCAGTGCCAGGCAGTGAATCCGATGACAATGAAGTTG GTAAAATATCTCCACTTATCGATCGTCTAAACGACTCTTTCAAGATGAAGAAAACTCCCGGTGAAGATGTAGTGATTGACGAAAGCATGATCCCGTTCAGGGGAAGACTTCTTTTTCGCCAGTACCTACCCAATAAAACCCACAAGTACGGgattaaggtattaaaaatatgtgaCACTACTGGCTACACATACAAGATGAAAGTTTACATGGGCGCCGGGACAGGAACTGAAGATAACCTGACATTAGCGGCATCAGTGGTCATGGATCTCATGAGAGATTATCTAGATAAAGGGCATACCCTGTATGTCGATAACTTTTACACCTCTGTCGATCTTGCCCACATGCTTTTAGCAAGGAACACTCACCTCGTCGGAAGTGTAATCAGCAACAGGTCCTGGTTTCCCTCACAAAAAACCATTCCTGGTAATTCCGATGACCAGTTGAATCTGAAGAAGGGTCAAATGAGCTGTCTTGAACACCCAAGTGGTATTGTTTACACCAAATGGTTTGATAAAAGAGAAGTGAAAATGATGTCGACCAAACATCCTGCTGATTATGTTGACActgggaaaaaaaaaaccagacaGGGCGAACCCATTCTCAAACCTCTTGTGGTTTTCGAATACAACAAGGCGAAGATGGGAATTGATGTTTCTGACCAGATGTCATCGTATAGCACAGCCATCAGAAAATCTATGCGATGGTATCATAAAGTCGCAGAAGAGTTCCTGCTGGGTACAGCGGTCGTCAATGCCTGGCTCGCCTACAAGGATGCTGCGGTGGTCAACTCtcaaa GCACCCAGTTTGGTACCGTGGTCACGCTGTTCGTAGCCGGGTATCTGACTGCAGGTCCATGGGGTTGGCCCAGTATCTTTTACAGCACTGGACTGTGTGGTGTGTTGTGGGCAGTGGCCTGGCTATTTTTAGGTGCCAATTCCCCGGACACCCATCCTTCCATCAGTGACAGCGAGCGGGAATACATCAAGGCAGCCTTTGTTAGCAGCTCAGATCAAAGCAGT GTTACATGGGAAGTGAAGAGTGGTAACTGCACATACAGCCAGGCTTGCAATAATGTGCCTCGTACTACATTAAGATCTGATACAATAGAAGGCATTACCATTGTGTAA